Proteins found in one Alicyclobacillus cycloheptanicus genomic segment:
- a CDS encoding S9 family peptidase, with translation MEDLHRFELVANPSLSPDGTRVVFEQTVVDVKGDGYITQLMLANADGSNLRPLTTLGKHNGGAAWSPDGRHIAFVSDRAFQSQVWVLPTDGGEARRVTRLQHGVSSLCWSPDGTTLYGLTAVDRGGTVAVYEPDLSEEEAEKQAKEAADKWRDEPKRYDRLRYKLDGAGLSKHRFQQLIAIDVQTGDVRQLTDGPYDVHAPAVSPDGQYIAFLSNRRADPDIEWWVADVYRVAAAGGALTLLAKDLSGNALSYSPDGTKLAVFGNGPALFEYWSAAHNHLFVLPSDGGEAVWVTRDFPDTLGDTTLTDLRANAREMPPVWSPDSRAVFAQSSREGACEVVRFAADGTGDADIIIGGSRDIYGFDTVDGQRFVIAYATSTHPGQIAAVDTSGVPARKRIPRAVTEPMTETRTAFFPEREQRLDAANAFLDEVALVEPEPFWYTSQDDWRVQGWVMKPANYEAGRKYPVVLEIHGGPQLNYGCAPFHEMQWIAAQGYAVVFTNPRGGMSYGQAFVNAVRHHYGEGDAADVLNGLDAALAQFDFLDETRVAVTGGSYGGFMTNWLVGHTDRFFAAVSQRSISNWVSFYGASDVGPLFCEAQHGTTPFDDMDELWQRSPLAYVKNVKTPLLLIHSENDLRCPMEQAEQFYTAIKRLGGEVALLRIPNASHGLSRNGKPKLRAARLNAIFEFIHEHLPQTK, from the coding sequence TTGGAGGATTTACATCGCTTTGAACTCGTGGCGAACCCGTCGCTGTCACCCGATGGCACGCGCGTGGTGTTTGAACAGACGGTTGTCGATGTCAAAGGGGATGGGTATATTACCCAGCTCATGCTGGCGAACGCGGATGGTTCGAATCTGCGCCCCCTCACGACCCTTGGGAAGCACAACGGAGGCGCCGCTTGGTCGCCGGACGGCCGGCACATCGCGTTTGTGTCCGATCGCGCCTTTCAATCCCAGGTCTGGGTGCTGCCGACCGATGGCGGCGAGGCGCGGCGTGTTACCCGGCTCCAACACGGCGTGAGTTCCCTGTGCTGGTCACCGGACGGAACCACCCTGTACGGCCTGACCGCTGTTGACCGCGGCGGAACGGTGGCGGTGTACGAGCCAGACTTGTCCGAAGAAGAAGCGGAGAAACAGGCCAAGGAAGCAGCCGACAAGTGGCGCGACGAACCGAAGCGCTATGACCGTCTGCGCTACAAGCTGGACGGCGCCGGGCTGTCCAAACACCGGTTCCAGCAGCTCATCGCGATCGACGTGCAAACGGGGGATGTGCGGCAGCTGACGGACGGGCCGTACGACGTGCATGCGCCAGCGGTATCGCCGGACGGTCAGTACATCGCATTTCTTTCCAACCGCCGCGCCGACCCGGACATCGAGTGGTGGGTGGCGGACGTGTACCGGGTCGCGGCTGCGGGCGGAGCGTTGACGCTGCTCGCGAAGGACCTCTCCGGCAACGCATTGTCGTATTCTCCGGACGGCACCAAGCTGGCGGTGTTCGGCAACGGGCCGGCGTTGTTCGAGTATTGGTCGGCGGCGCACAACCACCTCTTCGTCCTGCCCAGTGACGGCGGCGAAGCCGTCTGGGTGACGCGTGATTTTCCAGACACGCTGGGCGACACCACCCTTACAGATTTGCGGGCGAACGCGCGGGAGATGCCGCCGGTGTGGTCGCCGGACAGCCGCGCTGTCTTTGCGCAGAGCAGCCGCGAAGGCGCGTGCGAGGTGGTGCGCTTCGCCGCCGATGGCACGGGTGACGCGGACATCATCATTGGCGGGTCCCGCGACATCTACGGATTTGACACCGTCGACGGTCAGCGCTTTGTCATCGCGTACGCGACGTCGACGCATCCGGGGCAAATCGCGGCGGTCGATACGTCAGGCGTGCCTGCACGAAAGCGGATACCGCGCGCCGTGACGGAGCCGATGACGGAGACGCGGACGGCGTTCTTCCCCGAACGGGAGCAGCGGCTGGATGCTGCCAACGCGTTTTTGGACGAGGTCGCGCTGGTCGAACCGGAGCCATTCTGGTACACCTCGCAGGATGACTGGCGCGTGCAAGGATGGGTGATGAAGCCAGCCAATTATGAAGCGGGCAGGAAGTACCCCGTCGTGCTGGAAATCCACGGGGGGCCGCAGCTCAATTACGGCTGCGCGCCGTTTCATGAGATGCAGTGGATCGCGGCGCAGGGTTACGCCGTGGTGTTCACGAACCCGCGCGGCGGCATGAGCTACGGGCAGGCGTTTGTCAACGCGGTGCGCCATCACTACGGCGAGGGCGACGCGGCGGATGTGCTGAACGGGCTGGATGCGGCCCTTGCGCAGTTCGATTTTCTGGATGAAACGCGGGTCGCGGTGACAGGCGGAAGCTACGGCGGCTTCATGACCAACTGGCTGGTGGGCCATACCGATCGCTTCTTCGCGGCGGTGTCGCAGCGCTCCATCAGCAACTGGGTCTCGTTCTACGGCGCTTCCGACGTCGGTCCGCTGTTCTGCGAAGCGCAGCACGGCACCACCCCGTTCGACGACATGGATGAGTTGTGGCAGCGCTCTCCGCTGGCCTACGTGAAAAACGTGAAGACGCCGCTGTTGCTCATTCACTCGGAAAACGACCTGCGCTGCCCGATGGAGCAGGCGGAGCAGTTTTACACCGCCATCAAGCGGCTGGGTGGGGAAGTGGCGCTGTTGCGCATTCCGAACGCGAGCCACGGGCTTTCCCGCAACGGTAAGCCGAAGCTGCGCGCAGCGCGCCTGAACGCGATTTTCGAGTTCATCCACGAACACTTGCCGCAGACGAAGTGA
- a CDS encoding CBS domain-containing protein — protein sequence MNASEIMLESPVVVPPDMLIPEAAERASRQTLDIVPVVDSNGIYHGAISKAALVDNLQNKDRSVVDICCADAIVCSPDFALEELAHDAQSPVPHQTIVVVDDNRQFRGVIPHVHWAVDEAKTQSGYPRNRLEARTVSMHFIYKCTDCGEWLYRNSGIPPQCPACGAGPEAMSLYTED from the coding sequence ATGAACGCAAGCGAAATCATGCTGGAAAGCCCGGTGGTCGTGCCGCCGGATATGCTCATCCCCGAGGCCGCCGAACGGGCCAGCCGCCAGACGCTGGACATCGTGCCGGTGGTGGACAGCAACGGGATCTACCACGGCGCCATCTCCAAGGCGGCCCTCGTCGACAACCTGCAGAACAAGGACCGCTCGGTCGTGGACATCTGCTGTGCGGACGCCATCGTGTGCAGCCCGGACTTCGCGCTGGAGGAGCTTGCCCACGATGCGCAGTCGCCGGTGCCCCACCAGACCATCGTTGTGGTGGATGACAACCGCCAGTTTCGCGGCGTGATTCCCCACGTCCACTGGGCGGTGGACGAAGCCAAGACGCAGAGCGGGTACCCAAGAAACCGGCTGGAGGCGCGCACGGTGTCGATGCACTTCATTTACAAGTGCACCGACTGTGGTGAATGGCTGTACCGCAACAGCGGGATTCCGCCGCAATGCCCCGCCTGCGGGGCCGGCCCGGAAGCGATGTCGTTGTACACCGAGGATTGA